In Anaerolineales bacterium, the following proteins share a genomic window:
- a CDS encoding glycosyltransferase: MKALSVIIPNFNNAKYLGRAIQSILDQTFTDYEIIVVDDGSTDNSRNVVDAFGNKVRYIWQENKGLGGARNTGILASNSEFIGLLDADDEWKPTYLEKMMQLVRRCPEAVVYFSGAQGMDVFGNDLPQVFGRMITSNMTYHSLLRANFIIPSTVIFRRDVILKAGLFDEKNPNLHGCEDWDLWLRLLPSHQFAGTAEPLVRYRLHENTFSSDPIHMQMAVKAVIEKHFGLDDARYSDWSLEKKHAFGGMYRFQSITFVQRQNNWESARFALQKALLIDPSLAIDLDLFYELGLGSQSAGYRGVSAVQNSETSAAHLQMIIHLLRNVPELQTFFNRIVGTSEYALGLIAYGSGLRRRSRKHFIRALSHRPELILDSRLLGTSIKSLISADEIKSLRKFFRRAA; the protein is encoded by the coding sequence TTGAAAGCGCTGAGCGTCATTATTCCCAATTTCAATAACGCGAAATATTTGGGAAGAGCTATACAAAGTATTCTGGACCAAACATTCACCGACTATGAGATTATTGTTGTGGATGATGGTTCGACGGATAACAGCAGGAATGTGGTAGATGCCTTTGGGAATAAGGTTCGTTATATTTGGCAGGAGAACAAAGGGCTTGGCGGCGCAAGAAATACAGGCATTCTCGCCTCGAACTCTGAATTTATCGGATTACTTGATGCCGACGATGAATGGAAACCAACCTATCTTGAGAAGATGATGCAGTTAGTTCGGCGTTGCCCTGAAGCAGTTGTTTATTTTAGCGGCGCACAAGGAATGGATGTCTTTGGGAATGATCTTCCTCAGGTTTTTGGGAGGATGATAACATCCAACATGACGTATCATAGTTTGCTAAGGGCAAATTTTATTATCCCCAGTACGGTTATTTTTCGACGTGACGTTATTCTGAAAGCGGGCTTGTTCGACGAGAAGAATCCGAATCTACATGGATGTGAGGACTGGGACCTTTGGCTGAGACTTCTCCCTTCGCATCAATTCGCAGGGACGGCTGAGCCATTGGTTCGATATCGACTCCATGAGAACACATTTTCTTCTGATCCGATCCATATGCAGATGGCAGTAAAAGCCGTGATCGAGAAACACTTTGGACTGGATGATGCACGGTATAGCGATTGGTCACTAGAAAAAAAGCATGCCTTTGGTGGTATGTATCGTTTTCAATCTATCACGTTTGTTCAACGGCAAAATAATTGGGAATCAGCCCGATTTGCTTTGCAAAAAGCCCTTTTGATTGACCCATCGTTGGCGATTGATCTCGATTTGTTTTATGAGTTGGGGTTAGGCAGCCAATCCGCCGGCTATCGGGGTGTATCTGCTGTTCAGAATTCTGAGACCAGCGCTGCTCATCTTCAAATGATTATTCATTTGCTCCGAAATGTTCCTGAGCTACAAACTTTTTTTAATAGAATCGTAGGCACATCTGAATACGCCCTTGGTTTGATTGCTTATGGTTCCGGTCTTCGAAGGAGGAGCCGAAAACATTTTATCCGCGCGTTATCCCACCGTCCAGAATTGATTCTGGACTCTCGTCTGCTGGGGACCTCCATCAAGTCGCTCATTAGCGCGGACGAGATCAAGTCTCTCAGGAAATTTTTTAGGCGAGCGGCATGA
- a CDS encoding UDP-glucose/GDP-mannose dehydrogenase family protein — MKVSILGLGYVGCVSAACLARDGNEVIGVDVNPVKVELLASGKSPIVEPGLNDLIEQFVGDGRLQVSTDVLFAVKNTNVSLICVGTPSNDNGSLNLDYVKNVCREIGEALAKKDNYHVVVVRSTVLPGTVEELLIPILEQNSGKKAGIDFGVCMNPEFLREGSAIKDYYKPGYEIIGELDQKSGDVITDLYKGVSAPTFRVSIRIAEMVKYVSNAFHALKIVFANEVGSLSRAQGIDGQQVMEIFCADTQLNISTTYLRPGYAFGGSCLPKDVRALLYRAKELDVECEVLSSVIPSNQKQIETSVKLVEKAGKKKVGFLGLSFKPDTDDLRESPAVILAETLLGKGYHIKIYDDKVELSRLIGANKAFLESELPHIASLMCSSMEELIKESDVVIITNGSKAFKQAPELMSKQQVLIDLVGVAKESRELPGAYEGIGW; from the coding sequence ATGAAGGTCAGTATATTGGGGCTTGGTTATGTTGGCTGTGTGTCAGCAGCATGTCTTGCAAGAGACGGAAATGAAGTTATTGGGGTGGATGTCAACCCGGTGAAAGTGGAATTGCTCGCTTCTGGGAAGTCGCCCATTGTTGAGCCCGGTCTGAATGATTTGATTGAGCAATTCGTAGGAGATGGCAGGTTGCAGGTTTCCACGGATGTATTGTTCGCTGTAAAAAATACGAATGTTAGTTTGATCTGTGTTGGAACGCCCAGCAATGATAACGGAAGCCTTAATCTTGACTATGTCAAGAATGTATGTCGGGAGATTGGTGAAGCTCTGGCAAAAAAGGATAATTATCATGTTGTGGTGGTTCGTAGCACGGTTTTGCCAGGTACAGTTGAGGAACTGTTGATCCCGATTTTGGAACAAAACTCCGGGAAGAAAGCGGGAATTGATTTTGGCGTTTGCATGAATCCTGAGTTCCTTAGAGAAGGAAGCGCCATTAAGGATTATTACAAACCTGGCTATGAGATAATTGGCGAACTTGATCAAAAAAGTGGGGATGTTATTACCGATCTGTACAAGGGTGTTTCCGCGCCAACTTTTCGGGTATCGATTCGGATCGCTGAAATGGTTAAATATGTCAGCAATGCTTTTCACGCTCTGAAGATTGTTTTCGCAAATGAAGTAGGAAGCTTAAGCAGGGCGCAAGGAATTGACGGTCAACAGGTGATGGAAATTTTCTGCGCTGATACACAATTGAACATCTCGACTACTTATTTGCGCCCCGGTTATGCATTTGGCGGCTCGTGTTTGCCTAAAGATGTCCGGGCTTTATTATATCGAGCCAAGGAATTGGATGTCGAATGTGAGGTCCTGAGTTCCGTCATTCCAAGTAATCAAAAACAAATCGAGACAAGCGTTAAGCTGGTCGAAAAGGCGGGAAAGAAGAAGGTTGGTTTCCTTGGATTGAGCTTCAAGCCGGATACCGACGATCTTCGTGAAAGTCCGGCGGTCATCCTGGCTGAAACATTATTGGGCAAGGGTTATCATATAAAAATCTATGATGATAAGGTTGAACTTTCCCGCCTGATCGGAGCGAACAAGGCGTTTTTGGAAAGTGAGTTACCGCATATTGCTTCCTTGATGTGTTCCTCCATGGAGGAATTAATCAAAGAGTCGGACGTGGTGATTATTACCAATGGGAGTAAGGCGTTCAAACAGGCGCCTGAGCTTATGAGCAAGCAACAAGTGCTAATTGATTTAGTGGGTGTTGCCAAGGAGAGCAGAGAGTTGCCTGGCGCTTATGAAGGGATAGGCTGGTAG
- a CDS encoding glycosyltransferase family 4 protein gives MAFDRNLRFVVFRYSHHSPHSGYSRTAEYGEKLFNSETIRVEEPLSRALIRERMLWKISAGTPGYDRTSMAVELKTMWRMLSEHNSIYHFLYGETTYHYAGRLNHRNNNDVVATFHLPPAGIKEAVHINWHIKQLSAVVCVGNNQREYFEPIIGADRVFFAPLGVASDYFIPSQSAESRDPDLCLIVGENYRDYPTLRGVVELVAYLRPQTKFVILTPLKNARFLGEHPNLTYTSGISEENLLKLYQSASVLLMPLLDATANNAILEGMSCGLPVVVTDVGAVRDYVDPGCGILTKPKQARAMAEAVIDILNNDSERAKMSLKCREQALKFSWEESVGKLKSIYEALI, from the coding sequence ATGGCATTTGATCGGAATCTGCGCTTCGTTGTTTTTCGTTATAGTCATCATTCTCCACATTCAGGATACTCGCGGACTGCCGAGTATGGAGAGAAGTTATTTAACAGCGAAACTATCCGTGTTGAGGAACCGTTATCGCGCGCCCTCATTCGTGAACGTATGTTGTGGAAGATTTCAGCCGGCACCCCTGGGTATGACCGGACATCTATGGCAGTTGAGCTTAAGACCATGTGGCGTATGTTAAGCGAGCATAATTCAATTTACCACTTTCTCTATGGCGAGACTACCTATCATTACGCAGGTAGATTGAATCATAGAAATAACAATGATGTTGTGGCTACTTTCCACCTGCCGCCCGCCGGAATCAAGGAAGCGGTTCACATTAATTGGCATATCAAACAACTCTCAGCGGTTGTCTGTGTAGGCAATAATCAGCGGGAATATTTTGAACCGATTATTGGCGCTGACCGCGTCTTCTTTGCGCCACTCGGTGTAGCATCGGATTATTTCATCCCGTCTCAATCCGCAGAAAGCCGCGACCCGGATCTCTGTCTTATCGTCGGTGAAAACTATCGTGATTATCCAACACTGCGCGGTGTAGTTGAATTAGTCGCTTACCTTCGTCCACAAACAAAATTTGTAATTCTGACCCCGCTGAAGAATGCCAGATTTTTAGGTGAACATCCCAATCTCACTTACACATCCGGGATTTCGGAAGAAAACCTATTAAAGCTATATCAGTCTGCCTCCGTCTTGTTGATGCCTCTTCTTGATGCTACAGCGAACAATGCCATTCTCGAAGGGATGTCCTGTGGATTGCCAGTTGTAGTGACAGATGTTGGCGCTGTGCGCGATTATGTGGATCCGGGGTGTGGGATACTGACCAAACCGAAACAAGCCCGCGCGATGGCAGAAGCGGTGATCGATATCCTGAATAATGATTCGGAGCGCGCGAAAATGTCGTTGAAGTGCAGGGAGCAGGCGTTGAAATTTTCCTGGGAAGAGTCAGTAGGTAAATTGAAGTCGATTTATGAGGCATTGATTTGA
- a CDS encoding glycosyltransferase family 4 protein codes for MQLGVAIKETWGFFNEIFAEFQARYNVSIFKPRSWHLPVFNSRVNQYLYRYDLQKFMAENDVVFFEWASELLITATHLPKVSGIVARLHRYEMYRWANRVNWDVVDKIILVSHAKKKEFIERFPSQVDKIVVSGPSTALEKFTPSPKAFNGDLGILCHLTPRKRVYDLILTFYELLQQKSDFHLHIAGGMDQAFEDYYYALRSIVVDLGIQEKVTFYGNVKETWDWYHKIDIFISNSYSEGLQVAPMEAMASGCYCLSHRWRGSEELLPQENLYYTDIELREKILQYCSISEKEKLRQKMRMRSFAEKNFDINQTIKQVVQTVDDVAEAITRKQNFKITGFTR; via the coding sequence ATGCAACTAGGGGTTGCCATAAAGGAAACATGGGGATTTTTCAATGAAATCTTTGCTGAGTTTCAAGCACGGTATAATGTAAGTATTTTTAAGCCCCGGTCATGGCATTTGCCAGTTTTTAACTCTCGCGTCAATCAATATTTGTATCGCTATGATCTTCAAAAGTTTATGGCGGAAAATGACGTGGTTTTCTTTGAATGGGCTAGTGAACTTCTTATTACGGCAACTCACCTGCCCAAGGTGAGTGGGATTGTGGCTCGTCTTCATCGTTATGAAATGTATCGGTGGGCGAATCGAGTGAATTGGGATGTGGTGGATAAGATAATTCTTGTCAGTCACGCGAAAAAGAAGGAGTTCATTGAAAGATTCCCGTCTCAGGTCGATAAGATTGTGGTTAGCGGACCATCAACAGCGCTGGAGAAATTTACTCCCAGTCCAAAGGCCTTCAATGGAGATTTAGGCATTCTCTGCCACTTGACTCCTAGAAAGCGTGTATATGATCTTATCCTTACGTTTTACGAATTGCTTCAACAGAAAAGCGATTTCCACCTGCATATTGCTGGCGGAATGGATCAAGCATTTGAAGATTATTATTATGCTCTGCGATCCATCGTTGTGGATCTTGGTATTCAGGAAAAGGTAACTTTTTACGGTAATGTGAAGGAAACTTGGGACTGGTATCATAAAATAGACATCTTCATTTCCAATAGTTATTCGGAGGGATTGCAGGTGGCGCCCATGGAAGCCATGGCATCTGGATGCTATTGTCTCTCTCATCGCTGGCGTGGGTCTGAAGAACTGTTGCCGCAGGAAAATCTCTATTACACAGATATCGAACTTCGGGAAAAGATTTTGCAATATTGCTCGATATCTGAAAAAGAAAAGTTGAGGCAAAAGATGCGTATGCGCTCTTTTGCTGAGAAAAACTTTGATATCAATCAGACGATCAAGCAGGTGGTTCAGACGGTCGACGATGTTGCCGAAGCTATTACTCGAAAGCAGAACTTTAAAATCACTGGCTTTACAAGATAA
- a CDS encoding glycosyltransferase: protein MRILYITNGYKPHRWAGTETYTAALAEEMTKRGNQIEILCAGNWDRGDKYWMGITRDMQNGIPVRRLNLNWMKSPAPFRYLYQNPVIADYLHGLLDETKPDLVHVTSCETLSASVLHVVKESGLPLILTLTDFWFLCPRINLLHPDGHNCTGRTTPVECLDCKMRDNRVYRAAKKIVPNGLLHPVMELVSHEPRWTRVRGLRGLVGDMAERKTMLSHALTLPDLVVTASNFVRDVFVLNRVNIPIVVKPYGNDLSWLKSYKGKSESNVIRFGFIGQIFHAKGVHILLEALAMIPPALQQKFLLVIYGSMGLDSTYSERVKDLASRYPNVSFEGTYPHAETAQIFSNVDVLIVPSLWYDFPLIIQEAFATQTPVIATNLAGMAEVVEHEKSGLLFERGNAKELAIQIQRIMNEPGLLNNLSRGVPEVMSIQNHVEYFKKIYEQVVQNNRDKRGIQV from the coding sequence ATGAGAATTTTATACATCACAAACGGTTACAAGCCTCATCGCTGGGCGGGTACTGAAACATACACCGCCGCGCTTGCAGAGGAGATGACAAAAAGAGGAAACCAGATTGAAATCCTGTGCGCTGGAAACTGGGATCGAGGTGACAAGTATTGGATGGGTATTACCCGCGATATGCAAAATGGAATACCGGTTCGCCGCTTGAATCTCAACTGGATGAAATCCCCGGCCCCATTTCGATATTTGTATCAAAATCCGGTTATAGCAGATTATTTGCACGGTCTGCTTGACGAAACTAAGCCCGATCTTGTGCATGTCACTTCGTGCGAGACTTTATCTGCTAGTGTATTGCATGTGGTCAAAGAATCAGGTTTGCCACTCATCCTAACCCTCACTGATTTCTGGTTCCTTTGCCCTAGGATCAATTTGTTGCACCCGGATGGTCATAATTGCACCGGGCGAACCACCCCGGTGGAATGCCTCGATTGTAAAATGCGTGACAACCGGGTATATCGGGCAGCGAAAAAGATTGTGCCAAATGGATTGTTACACCCTGTGATGGAATTGGTCAGTCATGAACCGCGATGGACGCGGGTGCGCGGTCTACGTGGATTGGTGGGCGATATGGCAGAACGGAAAACCATGCTGAGCCACGCGCTTACCTTACCTGATCTTGTGGTGACAGCCTCCAACTTCGTACGTGATGTCTTTGTCTTGAATAGAGTGAACATTCCCATCGTGGTTAAACCATACGGCAACGACCTTTCATGGCTTAAATCTTATAAGGGGAAGTCGGAGTCGAACGTGATCCGTTTCGGGTTTATCGGTCAGATCTTCCATGCAAAAGGAGTTCATATCCTTCTCGAGGCGTTGGCGATGATCCCGCCCGCGTTGCAACAGAAATTTTTGTTGGTCATTTATGGCAGCATGGGATTGGACTCAACCTATAGTGAGCGCGTAAAAGATCTCGCTTCACGTTACCCGAATGTTTCGTTTGAGGGTACATATCCTCACGCAGAAACCGCGCAAATTTTTTCAAATGTGGATGTTCTGATCGTGCCGTCTCTTTGGTACGATTTCCCACTTATCATCCAGGAAGCGTTCGCTACACAGACCCCGGTTATTGCTACGAATCTTGCCGGCATGGCGGAAGTTGTCGAACACGAGAAGAGCGGCCTGTTGTTCGAACGCGGCAATGCGAAAGAACTTGCCATACAAATTCAAAGAATCATGAACGAGCCCGGCTTGTTAAACAATCTGAGCCGGGGTGTTCCCGAAGTAATGTCTATTCAGAATCACGTTGAGTATTTCAAAAAAATTTACGAGCAAGTTGTGCAAAATAATCGCGACAAGAGAGGTATTCAGGTATGA